In a genomic window of Suricata suricatta isolate VVHF042 chromosome 12, meerkat_22Aug2017_6uvM2_HiC, whole genome shotgun sequence:
- the PDRG1 gene encoding p53 and DNA damage-regulated protein 1, with product MLSPEAERVLRYLVEVEELAEEVLADKRQIVDLDTKRNQNREGLRALQKDLSLSEDVMVCFGNMFIRMPHPQTKEMIEKDQDHLDKEIEKLRKQLKVKVNRLFEAQGKPELKGFNLNPLNQDELKALKIILKG from the exons ATGCTGTCACCCGAGGCGGAACGGGTGCTTCGGTAtctggtggaggtggaggagctCGCCGAGGAGGTGCTGGCGGACAAGCGGCAG ATTGTGGATCTGGACACCAAAAGGAATCAGAACCGGGAGGGCCTTCGGGCTCTGCAGAAGGATCTCAGCCTCTCCG AAGATGTGATGGTCTGCTTCGGGAACATGTTCATCAGGATGCCTCACCCTCAGACGAAGGAAATGATCGAGAAAG atcAGGATCATCTggataaagaaatagagaaactcCGCAAACAACTTAAAGTGAAGGTCAACCGCCTCTTTGAGGCCCAAG GCAAACCAGAGCTGAAGGGTTTTAACCTGAATCCCCTCAACCAGGATGAGCTTAAAGCTCTCAAGATCATCTTAAAAGGATGA